In Halobaculum rubrum, the following are encoded in one genomic region:
- a CDS encoding universal stress protein translates to MRAVFATDLSEASRAAFRSRTCLHCLDAIGVSEVHLFTVVPDNVSGSLPGMDAASDASEALEPQRETFEAAGFDVETHVARGAPYRRINGLAERLPADLTVVGSRGQSPLRNRLIGDTVRNVARTSVVPLLVERIDDGSDTAADADATLTQEHLFREILYVTDFSDNAERAFEFLPRLRRAADRVTLLHVLERERTDRGESFAVARERLAERAADLDRRMDVETDIAVRSGEAVEGILAEERRIDPTLTLLGARGTSRLRRLLLGNVSESVIARGTSNVLLVPPASVPPR, encoded by the coding sequence ATGCGCGCTGTGTTCGCCACGGACCTCTCGGAGGCGAGCCGAGCGGCGTTCCGCTCGCGAACCTGTCTCCACTGTCTCGACGCTATCGGGGTCTCGGAGGTCCACCTGTTCACCGTCGTCCCCGACAACGTCTCGGGCAGCCTGCCGGGGATGGACGCCGCCAGCGACGCCTCCGAGGCGCTCGAACCCCAACGCGAGACGTTCGAGGCGGCGGGATTCGACGTGGAGACGCACGTCGCTCGCGGGGCGCCGTACCGCCGGATCAACGGGCTCGCCGAGCGGCTTCCGGCCGACCTGACAGTCGTCGGATCGCGCGGACAAAGCCCGCTGCGCAACCGCCTCATCGGCGATACCGTCCGCAACGTCGCCCGCACGTCGGTGGTTCCGTTGCTCGTCGAGCGGATCGACGACGGATCCGACACTGCGGCCGACGCCGACGCCACGCTCACACAGGAGCACCTGTTTCGCGAGATACTGTACGTGACCGACTTCTCGGACAACGCGGAGCGCGCGTTCGAGTTCCTCCCCCGGCTTCGACGTGCGGCGGATCGGGTCACGCTGCTGCACGTCCTGGAGCGCGAGCGGACGGACCGCGGGGAGTCGTTCGCGGTCGCCCGCGAGCGTCTCGCCGAGCGCGCCGCCGATCTGGATCGACGGATGGACGTCGAGACCGATATCGCCGTCCGATCCGGCGAGGCGGTCGAGGGGATCCTCGCCGAGGAGCGCCGAATCGACCCGACGCTCACGTTGCTGGGCGCTCGCGGGACGAGTCGCCTCCGTCGACTGCTGCTCGGGAACGTTTCCGAGTCCGTGATCGCTCGCGGTACCAGCAACGTGTTACTCGTGCCGCCCGCGTCGGTTCCGCCACGATGA
- a CDS encoding helix-turn-helix domain-containing protein encodes MNVPVAEQLDRSMQCEGVLECFFGVTELDRTVYELLTAEGHPFTVEQVAEAVDRERSTAYRSLRRLVDAGVVRRRQINYDDGGYYHVFEPVDADEVVDSLQHDLNDWYGRIDGLIGEFERRHGTNSARTADD; translated from the coding sequence ATGAACGTTCCAGTTGCCGAACAACTCGATCGGTCCATGCAGTGTGAGGGGGTGCTCGAGTGTTTCTTCGGCGTGACCGAGCTCGACCGCACGGTGTACGAGCTGCTCACGGCGGAGGGCCACCCCTTCACCGTCGAACAGGTCGCGGAGGCGGTCGATCGCGAACGGTCGACCGCGTATCGTTCGCTCCGGCGGCTCGTCGACGCCGGCGTGGTCCGCCGACGACAGATCAACTACGACGACGGCGGCTACTATCACGTGTTCGAGCCGGTCGACGCCGACGAGGTGGTCGACTCACTCCAGCACGACCTCAACGACTGGTACGGGAGAATCGACGGGTTGATCGGCGAGTTCGAACGGCGACACGGCACGAACTCCGCCCGGACGGCCGACGACTGA
- a CDS encoding type 1 glutamine amidotransferase produces the protein METTLAVLDASVGDTPAEANLRRELDADVTVYEISEGVFPPSVSASDWQFDGVVISGSQTSVYDDHDWIHEATEWVRRVYEADVPILGICWGHQFLAQALGGRVVDMGAYELGYESITRIGDDPLFDGVPAEFVSFETHSDRIAEVPPGAATLARNENGVQAFRVGSAYGVQFHPEYDRRTAEWVTDSKDLPDERIRAVLDGITDEAVEQSRAAKTVFDNFIDIAATHQPVRRRPSR, from the coding sequence ATGGAGACGACACTCGCCGTCCTCGACGCGTCGGTCGGAGACACGCCCGCCGAGGCGAACCTTCGGCGCGAACTCGACGCCGACGTGACCGTGTACGAGATCAGCGAGGGGGTGTTTCCCCCATCGGTGTCGGCCTCGGACTGGCAGTTCGACGGCGTCGTGATCAGTGGATCGCAGACGTCGGTGTACGACGACCACGACTGGATCCACGAGGCGACCGAGTGGGTCCGTCGAGTGTACGAGGCGGACGTACCGATCCTCGGGATCTGCTGGGGGCACCAGTTCCTCGCGCAGGCTCTCGGCGGCCGTGTCGTCGACATGGGGGCGTACGAACTCGGCTACGAATCGATCACGCGGATCGGCGACGACCCGCTGTTCGATGGTGTTCCCGCGGAGTTCGTGAGCTTCGAGACGCACTCGGACCGAATCGCGGAGGTTCCCCCCGGCGCGGCAACCCTCGCTCGAAACGAGAACGGCGTTCAGGCCTTCCGTGTCGGCAGCGCGTACGGCGTCCAGTTCCACCCCGAATACGACCGACGGACCGCCGAATGGGTCACCGACAGCAAGGACCTCCCGGACGAACGGATCCGTGCCGTTCTCGACGGCATCACCGACGAGGCCGTGGAGCAGTCGCGCGCCGCGAAAACGGTGTTCGACAACTTCATCGACATCGCGGCGACCCACCAGCCCGTCCGGCGACGGCCGAGCAGGTAG
- a CDS encoding sulfite exporter TauE/SafE family protein, producing MEILGVGIQLLAMFASFGLLIGILFGFFGMGGSFLVTPALLVMGYKPNVAVASGLAFVFGTSVIATLKHRDLGQVDYKLGVLMIAGTTGGIEVGKIGLEYLQHIGLAGTVVSVAYIGLLGSIGAFVTYTALKDGDGGISHDVEEGDEGADDIPPIAQKIQSYNIPPMISVRGGFTVSLWMVLAVAFATGLLSGFLGVGGGFIRMPALFYLVGVPVPVAVGTDLFEIVFSGGIGSFLYAQSGAVDLSIVAPLLAGSALGARIGAGATNLVDEDDIKVYFGVMLLLGAVAVAVREAGSYLGIEVFDLVSLAIILGAALLVSAAVVVSSVRELRASSSSPEPSTAD from the coding sequence ATGGAGATACTCGGTGTCGGTATCCAGCTCCTGGCGATGTTCGCCTCGTTCGGTCTCCTCATCGGGATCCTGTTCGGGTTCTTCGGAATGGGGGGATCGTTCCTCGTTACGCCCGCGCTGTTGGTGATGGGCTATAAGCCGAACGTCGCAGTCGCCTCCGGCCTGGCGTTCGTGTTCGGTACCTCCGTCATCGCGACGCTGAAACACCGCGATCTGGGACAGGTCGACTACAAGCTCGGTGTCCTGATGATCGCCGGGACGACCGGCGGTATCGAGGTCGGGAAGATCGGCTTGGAGTACCTCCAGCATATCGGACTCGCGGGGACCGTGGTCAGCGTCGCCTACATCGGCCTGCTCGGCTCGATCGGTGCGTTCGTCACCTACACGGCGCTGAAGGACGGTGACGGCGGGATCTCCCACGACGTGGAGGAGGGCGACGAGGGCGCAGACGATATTCCTCCGATCGCCCAGAAGATCCAGTCGTACAACATACCCCCGATGATCTCCGTCCGCGGCGGCTTCACCGTCTCGCTGTGGATGGTGCTCGCGGTCGCGTTCGCCACGGGCCTGCTGTCCGGGTTCCTCGGCGTCGGCGGCGGCTTCATCCGTATGCCCGCGCTGTTCTACCTGGTCGGCGTGCCCGTGCCGGTCGCGGTCGGGACCGACCTGTTCGAGATCGTCTTCTCGGGCGGTATCGGGTCGTTCCTGTACGCGCAGTCCGGCGCGGTCGACCTCTCGATCGTCGCCCCGCTTTTGGCGGGCAGTGCCCTGGGTGCTCGGATCGGCGCCGGTGCGACCAACCTGGTCGACGAGGACGACATCAAGGTGTACTTCGGCGTGATGCTGCTGCTGGGCGCCGTCGCCGTCGCCGTTCGCGAGGCCGGCAGCTACCTCGGTATCGAGGTGTTCGACCTCGTCAGCCTCGCCATCATCCTCGGCGCTGCGCTCCTCGTGAGCGCGGCGGTGGTTGTGAGCAGCGTCCGCGAACTCCGCGCGTCGTCGTCGTCGCCGGAGCCGTCGACCGCAGACTAA
- a CDS encoding DUF7512 family protein, which translates to MLLEAIVLYFGYGLLESALGKRIIDFLRGI; encoded by the coding sequence GTGCTGTTAGAAGCGATCGTACTGTACTTCGGCTACGGGCTACTCGAGTCGGCACTCGGGAAGCGGATCATCGACTTCCTGCGGGGTATCTGA
- a CDS encoding helix-turn-helix domain-containing protein, with protein MPDAMSDQLREDMECEGLLECFHGLKQLDRECYRTLVAADGELTVDEVAERVDRERSTAYRSIQRLLDTGFIEKTQVNYEQGGYYHVYSPAGPGDIADDMQRMLNDWYAKMGQLIGEFETKYEERESASAEAAEQ; from the coding sequence ATGCCCGATGCGATGTCCGACCAACTGCGAGAAGATATGGAGTGTGAGGGGCTGCTCGAGTGCTTCCACGGGCTCAAGCAGCTCGACAGAGAGTGTTATCGGACGCTCGTCGCCGCCGACGGCGAGTTGACCGTCGACGAGGTCGCCGAGCGCGTCGACCGCGAGCGTTCGACGGCCTACCGATCGATCCAGCGGTTGCTGGACACGGGGTTCATCGAGAAGACCCAGGTCAACTACGAGCAGGGCGGCTACTACCACGTGTACTCGCCCGCGGGGCCGGGCGACATCGCGGACGACATGCAACGGATGCTCAACGATTGGTACGCCAAAATGGGGCAGCTCATCGGCGAGTTCGAGACCAAGTACGAAGAGCGCGAGTCGGCGTCTGCCGAAGCCGCCGAGCAGTAG
- a CDS encoding DUF7344 domain-containing protein, which produces MMGDRFDSDGVGSTDHTSTRGVLPTAQTTCPDFVFDALAAERRRTICRVLDEEGARDLDDLAIDVATVEHTAAEPGVTNEECETVYASLYHQHVPKLTSLDVVRFDPDDATVAPGERFAAVVAALDAVETVLDEPVASRGING; this is translated from the coding sequence ATGATGGGCGATCGGTTCGACTCCGACGGGGTTGGTTCCACGGACCACACGTCGACGAGGGGGGTGTTACCGACCGCACAGACGACGTGTCCGGACTTCGTGTTCGACGCGCTGGCCGCGGAACGGCGCCGTACCATCTGCCGCGTGCTCGACGAGGAGGGGGCACGCGACCTCGACGATCTCGCGATCGACGTCGCGACTGTGGAACACACTGCGGCGGAACCCGGGGTGACGAACGAGGAGTGTGAGACCGTGTACGCGTCGCTGTACCACCAGCACGTCCCGAAGCTGACGTCACTCGATGTCGTCAGGTTCGATCCCGACGACGCCACCGTGGCGCCCGGCGAGCGCTTCGCCGCTGTCGTCGCCGCGCTCGATGCCGTCGAGACGGTACTGGACGAGCCGGTCGCTTCCCGAGGCATCAATGGATGA
- a CDS encoding HalOD1 output domain-containing protein produces the protein MDDSDASPERDPQVHWRGRDWTKTAHRQFDPAAGGDLTSAIVRALADAKRVSPHELTGPTLYDCVDMDAVTQFVAAGRSPTAPKPDFVRFEYDESLVEVRTDGRISVFASVADAV, from the coding sequence ATGGATGACTCGGACGCGTCGCCGGAGCGAGACCCGCAGGTCCACTGGAGGGGTCGCGACTGGACCAAAACGGCACACAGACAGTTCGATCCCGCGGCCGGCGGTGATCTCACGAGCGCGATCGTGCGGGCGCTCGCCGACGCGAAGCGTGTGTCACCCCACGAGCTGACCGGCCCGACGTTGTACGACTGTGTCGACATGGACGCGGTCACCCAGTTCGTGGCAGCCGGACGGTCTCCGACCGCTCCAAAGCCCGACTTCGTTCGGTTCGAGTACGACGAGTCGCTCGTCGAGGTTCGTACCGACGGCCGTATCAGCGTGTTCGCATCCGTCGCCGACGCCGTGTGA
- a CDS encoding competence/damage-inducible protein A — protein MDVAIVTVGDEVLAGETTNTNASWLAGEIAGRGARVRRILTMPDDRLAITERVLAWSDAYDAVIVTGGLGGTHDDVTADAIAAAFDAELAVREEVRAAVVETVAAYRDANPDLVEAHELEIDVAAWASLPAGARYVPNDEGLCPGFVLENVYAMPGVPAEVEAVFGRVADEFAGDEVTRTLYTPQPEGSMVETLDGARDRFDVAIGSYPATDGHNRLTVRGDDAGDVEETIGWLAERVRIAETE, from the coding sequence ATGGACGTCGCTATCGTTACCGTCGGCGACGAAGTGCTCGCCGGGGAGACGACGAACACGAACGCCTCGTGGCTCGCGGGCGAGATCGCCGGCAGGGGCGCGCGGGTCCGGCGCATCCTCACGATGCCGGATGACCGGTTGGCGATCACGGAGCGGGTCCTCGCGTGGAGCGACGCCTACGACGCCGTGATCGTCACCGGTGGACTGGGCGGGACGCACGACGACGTGACGGCAGATGCCATCGCGGCCGCCTTCGACGCCGAGTTGGCCGTCCGCGAGGAGGTTCGGGCGGCCGTCGTCGAGACGGTCGCCGCCTACCGCGACGCGAACCCCGACCTCGTCGAGGCGCACGAACTGGAGATCGACGTCGCCGCGTGGGCGTCGCTCCCGGCGGGCGCGCGGTACGTCCCCAACGACGAGGGGCTGTGTCCGGGCTTCGTGCTGGAGAACGTGTACGCGATGCCGGGCGTTCCGGCGGAGGTCGAGGCCGTCTTCGGACGCGTCGCCGACGAGTTCGCCGGCGACGAGGTGACGCGGACGCTGTACACGCCGCAGCCGGAGGGGTCGATGGTCGAGACGCTCGACGGCGCGCGCGATCGGTTCGACGTTGCCATCGGGAGCTATCCCGCCACCGACGGGCACAACCGGCTGACCGTCCGCGGCGACGACGCGGGCGACGTGGAGGAGACGATCGGGTGGCTCGCGGAACGAGTGCGGATCGCCGAAACGGAGTGA
- a CDS encoding ring-cleaving dioxygenase, with amino-acid sequence MTSVTPTPGIHHVTCVAGDPQRNMDFWVETLGLRLVKRSVNQDDPGTYHFFFADAEGTPGTSMTFFPWEDLSQGKVGSGQVSRTAFRVPEGSLDYWEERFDEHGVEYDERVERFGDEARSASENASGDEPRAETVLPFRDPDGLPVELVEVAIPDDDPTVPWTEFVPAEHAIRGFHSVTLWLANPDATMDLLDTMGLEQVATEKSPGDTPGDERTRFAAAGPVGKYVDVLPTVQAGRQGHGTVHHVAFQTPTDDDQSAMRSAVQQEGLRPTQQIDRHWFRSVYFREHNGVLFELATSDPGYDSDEPLDDLGGRLVLPGEFEARREEIEAQLADVTVPRAEAAETAESEADD; translated from the coding sequence ATGACATCCGTCACGCCCACGCCGGGCATCCATCACGTCACCTGTGTCGCCGGCGACCCGCAGCGGAACATGGACTTCTGGGTCGAGACGCTCGGGCTCCGACTCGTAAAGCGGTCGGTGAATCAGGACGACCCGGGGACGTACCACTTCTTCTTCGCCGACGCGGAGGGGACTCCCGGAACCAGCATGACGTTCTTCCCCTGGGAGGACCTCTCGCAGGGGAAAGTCGGCTCCGGGCAGGTGTCGCGAACCGCGTTCCGCGTGCCCGAGGGGAGCCTCGACTACTGGGAGGAGCGCTTCGACGAGCACGGCGTCGAGTACGACGAGCGCGTCGAACGCTTCGGTGACGAGGCGCGCAGCGCCTCGGAGAACGCGAGCGGCGACGAGCCGCGAGCAGAGACGGTCCTCCCGTTCCGCGACCCAGACGGCCTTCCCGTCGAGCTTGTCGAAGTGGCGATCCCCGACGACGACCCGACCGTGCCGTGGACCGAGTTCGTCCCCGCCGAGCACGCGATCCGCGGCTTTCACTCGGTGACGCTGTGGCTGGCGAACCCCGACGCGACGATGGACCTCCTGGATACCATGGGGTTGGAGCAGGTCGCGACCGAGAAGTCGCCGGGCGACACGCCGGGCGACGAGCGAACCCGGTTCGCGGCCGCCGGCCCGGTCGGCAAATACGTCGACGTGTTGCCGACGGTGCAGGCGGGCCGGCAGGGCCACGGCACCGTCCACCACGTCGCGTTCCAGACGCCCACCGACGACGACCAGTCCGCGATGCGCTCGGCCGTCCAGCAGGAGGGGCTGCGACCGACTCAGCAGATCGACCGCCACTGGTTCCGCTCGGTGTACTTCCGCGAGCACAACGGCGTGCTGTTCGAGCTCGCGACGAGCGACCCCGGCTACGACAGCGACGAGCCGCTCGACGACCTCGGCGGCCGGCTGGTGCTGCCGGGCGAGTTCGAGGCGCGCCGCGAGGAGATCGAAGCGCAGCTCGCGGACGTGACGGTGCCGCGGGCCGAGGCGGCGGAGACAGCCGAAAGCGAGGCCGACGACTGA
- a CDS encoding HalOD1 output domain-containing protein has translation MTSETVHEIVSTIAERDGVQPEQLDPPLAAVVDPDALTSVLRDTSGYVTFQYCGYIVTVGADGTVTVEE, from the coding sequence TTGACTTCCGAAACTGTCCACGAGATCGTCTCGACGATCGCGGAACGGGACGGGGTTCAACCCGAGCAACTCGACCCGCCGCTCGCGGCCGTCGTCGACCCCGACGCACTGACGTCGGTCCTCCGTGACACGTCCGGGTACGTCACGTTTCAGTACTGTGGGTACATCGTCACAGTCGGCGCCGACGGGACCGTAACCGTCGAGGAGTAG
- a CDS encoding PAS domain-containing protein has protein sequence MSPTRTSPHGQLEEIRVLHVDDEPDFADLVATFLSREDDQFAVETALSATEGIEHLATERVDCVVSDYDMPGRNGVEFLEAVREDHPELPFILYTGKGSEEVASDAISAGVTDYLQKESGTDQYAVLANRVRNAVERYRADQERHRQQEAIESAQEGISILSTDSEFIYVNQAYADLYGYEPEEMLGEHWELVYPDDEVPFAREEIVPTVADEGYWHGETRGLRADGTTFPEDHVVSRTRNEELVCTVRDLSDRRERETELRTKIRAMDEAPVGITITDPDQEDNPVVYINDRFEELTGYDRDDVIGRNCRFLQGDDTAEEPVATMREAIDAQEPVTVELLNYRKDGTDFWNRVSIAPVHTEDGSVSQYVGFQQDITEQRRHAEQLQALHERNRMLMTVGSSDEIADIGVAAASEILGLDACSIHLYDAEQSGLVPVAATDTLSDLLGEVPLFTGGDSIAWRAYEQGESLAIDDVQDDPDRKNQETPMRSELYLPLGDHGIMLAGSPEPNSFDEQEFVLGQILAGNLTLALDQVRQTDQLRAHEAELIRQNDRLEEFTSIVSHDLRNPLSVAEGHLDLVREEYESELLDPIEHALERIDTLITDLRTLAREGETISEVESVDIATIADSCWASVETADATLVTDIDRRITADRSRLKQVFENLVRNAVEYGGADVTITVGELENGFYIEDDGPGIPPEERTDVFETGYSTNDEGTGFGLSIVEQIVAAHDWDIRVVDGTDGGARFEITGVELVGE, from the coding sequence ATGAGCCCCACTCGTACATCGCCCCACGGTCAACTCGAGGAGATCCGGGTGCTCCACGTCGATGACGAGCCGGACTTCGCTGACTTGGTCGCCACCTTTCTCAGCCGTGAAGACGACCAGTTCGCCGTCGAGACAGCCCTCAGTGCCACTGAGGGGATCGAACATCTCGCTACCGAACGGGTGGACTGTGTCGTCTCCGACTACGATATGCCGGGCCGAAACGGGGTCGAGTTCCTCGAGGCCGTCCGCGAGGACCACCCCGAACTGCCGTTCATCCTCTACACCGGGAAGGGAAGCGAGGAGGTCGCCAGCGACGCGATCTCGGCGGGGGTCACCGATTATCTGCAGAAAGAGAGCGGTACCGACCAATACGCCGTTCTGGCGAACCGGGTGCGAAACGCCGTCGAACGGTATCGTGCCGACCAGGAGCGCCACCGCCAGCAGGAAGCCATCGAGAGCGCACAGGAAGGCATCAGCATCCTCAGCACCGATAGCGAGTTCATCTACGTGAACCAGGCGTACGCGGACCTCTACGGCTACGAGCCCGAAGAGATGCTCGGCGAACACTGGGAACTGGTCTATCCCGATGACGAAGTGCCGTTTGCACGTGAGGAGATCGTCCCGACGGTTGCCGACGAGGGGTACTGGCACGGCGAAACCAGAGGACTCAGAGCGGACGGCACGACGTTCCCCGAAGATCACGTCGTCTCACGGACGCGGAACGAGGAACTGGTCTGCACGGTACGCGACCTGAGTGATCGCCGCGAACGCGAGACGGAACTCCGGACGAAGATCCGTGCGATGGACGAAGCGCCCGTCGGTATCACGATCACCGATCCCGATCAGGAGGACAATCCGGTCGTCTACATCAACGATCGATTCGAGGAACTGACAGGCTACGACCGTGATGACGTTATCGGACGGAACTGTCGCTTCCTTCAGGGGGACGACACTGCCGAGGAGCCGGTCGCTACGATGCGGGAGGCGATCGACGCTCAAGAGCCGGTCACGGTCGAACTCCTGAACTACCGGAAGGACGGCACCGACTTCTGGAATCGCGTCTCGATCGCTCCCGTACATACCGAGGACGGGTCGGTCAGTCAGTACGTCGGATTCCAGCAGGACATCACCGAGCAGAGGCGACACGCCGAGCAGTTACAAGCGCTCCACGAACGAAATCGGATGCTGATGACCGTCGGTTCGAGCGACGAGATCGCCGACATCGGCGTTGCGGCGGCGAGCGAGATACTGGGACTGGACGCGTGTTCGATCCACCTGTACGATGCGGAGCAGTCCGGTCTCGTGCCGGTGGCCGCGACTGACACCCTGTCCGATCTCCTCGGCGAGGTACCACTGTTCACAGGCGGGGACAGTATCGCGTGGCGCGCGTACGAGCAGGGTGAGTCGCTTGCGATCGACGACGTACAGGACGACCCGGACAGGAAAAACCAGGAGACGCCGATGCGGAGCGAACTCTATCTCCCGCTTGGCGACCACGGGATTATGTTGGCCGGCTCTCCGGAACCGAATAGCTTCGACGAGCAGGAGTTCGTGCTCGGACAGATCTTGGCCGGGAACCTCACGTTGGCACTGGACCAGGTCAGACAGACCGACCAACTGCGTGCACACGAGGCGGAGTTGATCCGCCAGAACGACCGGCTCGAGGAGTTCACCAGTATCGTCTCCCACGACCTCCGGAATCCACTGAGCGTGGCCGAAGGACACCTAGATCTCGTCCGAGAGGAGTATGAGAGCGAACTCTTGGACCCTATCGAACACGCGTTGGAACGAATAGACACCCTGATCACGGATCTCCGAACGCTGGCCCGTGAGGGCGAGACGATCTCCGAGGTCGAATCGGTCGATATCGCGACGATAGCCGATAGTTGTTGGGCCAGCGTCGAGACGGCGGACGCCACGCTCGTCACGGACATCGATCGGAGAATCACTGCCGACAGGAGCCGCCTGAAGCAGGTGTTCGAGAACCTCGTTCGCAACGCGGTCGAGTACGGCGGTGCCGACGTGACCATCACCGTCGGGGAACTGGAGAACGGGTTCTATATCGAGGACGACGGACCGGGCATCCCCCCCGAGGAGCGTACCGATGTGTTCGAGACGGGGTATTCGACCAACGACGAGGGAACCGGGTTCGGACTGAGCATCGTCGAACAGATCGTTGCGGCCCACGACTGGGACATCCGTGTCGTCGACGGAACCGACGGCGGTGCACGGTTCGAGATCACCGGCGTCGAACTCGTCGGTGAGTAG
- a CDS encoding AIM24 family protein, with amino-acid sequence MELDNFVSQHAPGESDDRFELENGKLLDIDVDGTVLTKAGSMIAYQGDLSFTGRSSAEGGLGGFIKSKVSGEGTPVMEVEGTGHLYVADQEKQIQVLSLADGESISVNGNDVLAFEAAVDYSISTIGSLGGASAAGLTNVFLTGPGLIAITTHGDPLVLEPPVKTDPDATVAWSADLSPGIETNRSLSDAIGQSSGETYQMEFTGQSGFVVIQPFEERPQHHEG; translated from the coding sequence ATGGAACTCGACAACTTCGTTTCACAGCACGCGCCCGGCGAAAGCGACGACCGCTTCGAGCTGGAGAACGGCAAGCTCCTCGACATCGACGTCGACGGCACGGTCCTCACGAAGGCCGGATCGATGATCGCGTATCAGGGCGACCTCTCGTTCACCGGCAGGTCGTCGGCCGAGGGCGGACTGGGCGGCTTCATCAAATCGAAGGTGTCCGGCGAGGGGACGCCCGTCATGGAGGTGGAGGGGACGGGACACCTGTACGTCGCCGATCAAGAGAAGCAGATCCAAGTCCTCTCGCTGGCCGACGGCGAATCCATCTCGGTGAACGGGAACGACGTCCTCGCGTTCGAGGCGGCGGTCGACTACTCGATCTCGACGATCGGCAGCCTCGGAGGCGCCTCCGCGGCGGGGCTGACGAACGTCTTCCTCACCGGCCCCGGACTGATCGCGATCACGACCCACGGCGACCCGCTCGTGCTCGAACCGCCTGTGAAGACCGATCCGGACGCGACCGTCGCGTGGTCTGCCGACCTCTCGCCGGGTATCGAGACGAACCGCAGCCTGAGCGACGCGATCGGGCAGTCCTCCGGCGAGACGTACCAGATGGAGTTCACCGGCCAGAGCGGATTCGTCGTGATCCAGCCGTTCGAGGAGCGCCCGCAGCACCACGAGGGCTGA
- a CDS encoding ubiquitin-like small modifier protein 1, whose protein sequence is MNVQVYGPLRSATGSKTVRVGPDSLPEHPTVRDVLDALCAAHPRTESHLSDGDGSLRPSVRVTVDGDRAAIDDDCPADAEVRVFPAMRGG, encoded by the coding sequence GTGAACGTGCAGGTGTACGGTCCGCTCCGTTCGGCGACGGGATCGAAGACCGTCCGGGTCGGTCCCGACTCGCTGCCGGAGCACCCGACCGTCCGCGATGTCCTCGACGCGCTGTGTGCAGCCCACCCACGGACGGAGTCACACCTCAGCGACGGGGACGGGTCGTTGCGTCCGAGCGTCCGGGTGACCGTCGACGGCGACCGGGCAGCTATCGACGACGACTGCCCGGCCGACGCGGAGGTGCGGGTGTTCCCCGCGATGCGCGGGGGGTAG